A genome region from Bemisia tabaci chromosome 3, PGI_BMITA_v3 includes the following:
- the LOC109044204 gene encoding uncharacterized protein, whose translation MYKTVLFSFLCATGLGQLVDRTLEPQAKGRDVVETVINRIRRSRLFQDDKEFLRRLAYAETNFGEDPKTYRDAAVNGGIWKCVQLNLTQYNTSNTDLTSRLLGIHEGIKRTMGIDWIKVEDGLTPLYSGLSASILIDVTRTYESPLPGSIDDQDSWLVNSFSLHKRTEGDFARRACELLEEDLRSTGGRIDVMLVLDGSSTVGEESFSAALDSLARLVNIFDLEEANVGMVTFSDSVTELIPLMNDLTMPALQRAIRLTRYPKGRTKIYVGMMAAIDEFKTSPASRKESGVPRLMVVLTDGTDGSGPDPALAARKAAKAGIVTCAFGIGSKIDDNELLSIANNETDNVLKTHSYATLKEHIALVARLAKSMPQTPKLGSLTRDTMKKAGERRYYRFAVSPTGATVILDDEWGQTRGYWTFAAERPSSAFHDGVLTEGETFIEPPRLQENRSDTGGGGGGCDCWCGCGGGGGGGGGGSGGGGGGGGGGGGAESKPYREVMIMLESLMADSTVTIEVVNGDATAAATKTDVALSCVLACSLFLFLSRKFDNL comes from the exons ATGTACAAGACCGTGTTGTTCTCCTTCCTGTGCGCGACGGGTCTCGGGCAACTGGTCGATCGGACCCTCGAACCGCAGGCCAAAGGTCGCGACGTCGTGGAAACGGTCATCAATCGGATTCGTCGAAGTCGTCTTTTCCAGGACGACAAGGAATTTCTTCGCCGCCTGGCCTACGCCGAGACCAACTTTGGTGAAGATCCGAAGACCTATCGCGATGCCGCCGTTAACGGCGGCATCTGGAAATGTGTCCAGTTAAATCTTACCCAATATAACACATCGAATACGGATCTCACCTCGCGGCTCTTGGGTATCCATGAAGGAATCAAGCGCACCATGGGAATCGACTGGATAAAG GTGGAGGACGGTCTAACGCCACTCTACTCTGGACTCAGCGCGAGTATCCTCATTGATGTGACACGAACATACGAAAGCCCGCTCCCTGGGAGCATCGACGACCAAGACTCCTGGTTGGTCAACTCTTTCAGCTTGCATAAACGGACGGAAGGCGACTTCGCTCGACGGGCATGCGAACTTCTCGAGGAAGACTTGCGTAGCACCGGTGGGCGGATCGACGTCATGTTGGTTCTTGACGGAAGCTCAACCGTCGGCGAAGAGTCTTTTTCCGCGGCGCTCGACTCTTTGGCCCGGCTGGTCAACATCTTCGACCTCGAGGAGGCCAACGTCGGCATGGTCACCTTCTCCGACAGCGTCACCGAACTGATTCCGCTCATGAACGATTTGACCATGCCAGCACTCCAGAGGGCCATCCGATTGACGAGATATCCAAAGGGTAGAACGAAAATTTACGTCGGTATGATGGCAGCAATCGACGAATTCAAAACATCACCGGCCTCCCGGAAAGAGAGCGGGGTTCCGAGGCTCATGGTCGTCTTAACCGATGGAACTGACGGTTCTGGACCCGATCCGGCCCTCGCGGCGAGAAAGGCTGCCAAAGCAG GTATAGTAACATGTGCCTTCGGAATCGGTAGTAAGATCGACGACAACGAACTACTCAGCATTGCAAACAACGAGACTGATAACGTGCTCAAGACGCATTCGTACGCCACGCTGAAAGAGCATATAGCCTTGGTGGCCCGTCTGGCGAAGTCGATGCCGCAGACCCCGAAACTTGGATCGTTGACGAGGGACACGATGAAGAAGGCCGGCGAAAGGAGGTACTATCGTTTCGCGGTGTCGCCGACCGGTGCGACCGTCATCCTGGACGACGAGTGGGGCCAAACTCGTGGCTACTGGACCTTTGCAGCCGAAAGGCCGTCCAGCGCCTTCCACGATGGGGTCCTTACCGAGGGCGAGACTTTCATCGAACCGCCAAGACTCCAGGAAAATCGGAGTGACACGGGCGGTGGCGGGGGTGGGTGCGATTGCTGGTGCGGGTGTGGGGGTggcggagggggaggaggtGGGGGTAGTGGTGGGGGTGGTGGCGGAGGAGGAGGTGGTGGTGGGGCCGAGAGTAAACCCTACAGGGAGGTGATGATTATGCTTGAGAGTCTCATGGCTGATAGTACGGTCACAATAGAGGTCGTAAATGGAGATGCTACTGCTGCGGCTACTAAAACTGATGTCGCGTTGTCATGTGTTCTGGCATGTTcgctgtttttgtttttatcgaggaaatttgacaacctaTGA
- the LOC109044205 gene encoding uncharacterized protein, with the protein MLGAIHSFKRLPDIRRESGVPKLMVVFTDGVHVVGPDHAVAVEMAAKAGIITCSFGIGDSIDDGELLRIANNDTNFTFRQDYHGSSQEQIVLIARQVKTVPQTLKIGSETVETLRYVGEKRYYRFGVPTTGTTITLINEEGETRGYWTFTAHQPSSAVRDGVITEGETFIKPPLLLLGFTSNRDIVIVFESFANNSRMRIWIDEGDTTGTAATNIDLMLYLRIVIFCSSTALLK; encoded by the exons ATGCTGGGAGCCATCCATAGTTTCAAAAGGTTACCGGATATTCGGCGAGAAAGCGGGGTGCCGAAACTCATGGTGGTCTTCACCGATGGAGTTCACGTTGTAGGGCCGGATCATGCCGTTGCGGTTGAAATGGCCGCCAAAGCAG gtattatAACCTGTTCTTTCGGAATAGGTGATAGTATTGATGACGGCGAGCTCCTGCGAATCGCAAACAATGACACGAATTTCACGTTCAGGCAGGATTATCACGGATCGTCGCAGGAGCAGATAGTTCTGATCGCTCGCCAGGTGAAGACGGTACCGCAGACGCTGAAAATTGGATCGGAAACGGTCGAGACGCTGAGGTATGTCGGTGAGAAGAGATACTATAGATTTGGGGTGCCAACGACTGGTACAACCATCACGTTGATCAACGAGGAGGGTGAGACCCGTGGCTACTGGACATTCACTGCTCATCAACCCTCCAGTGCCGTCCGTGATGGCGTCATAACAGAGGGGGAGACGTTCATCAAACCGCCACTCCTGCTACTTGGCTTCACGTCGAATAGAGATATCGTGATTGTATTCGAAAGTTTTGCGAACAACAGTAGAATGAGGATTTGGATCGACGAGGGAGATACTACTGGAACTGCTGCCACCAACATTGACCTAATGTTATACTTGCGTATTGTTATTTTCTGCTCTAGTACAGCTCTTTTGAAATga